Proteins encoded by one window of Paenibacillus urinalis:
- a CDS encoding GNAT family N-acetyltransferase — MTQKGTTFHALSMSEEHAAEICTWQYEPPYNIYGWLPWEQMKALEIEFGDPKLRGTQYLSIVNDTGELYGFAQLFPLAGVTRLGLGLRPDLCGQGLGAPFVSSIVQEAAARQPQNEIDLEVLTWNKRAIRTYEKAGFAIHDTYERLTPEGPKLFFCMVYTGTKLK; from the coding sequence ATGACGCAGAAAGGCACGACCTTTCATGCCCTTTCTATGAGTGAAGAGCATGCAGCTGAGATCTGCACTTGGCAGTACGAACCTCCTTATAACATATATGGCTGGCTGCCCTGGGAGCAAATGAAGGCACTTGAGATTGAATTCGGCGACCCTAAGCTCCGAGGCACACAATATTTATCCATTGTAAATGATACCGGTGAGCTATACGGGTTCGCACAATTATTTCCTCTAGCCGGTGTGACCCGGCTTGGTCTCGGTCTGAGACCTGATCTGTGCGGGCAGGGGCTCGGAGCCCCCTTCGTAAGCTCCATTGTACAAGAAGCTGCTGCCCGGCAGCCGCAGAATGAGATTGATCTTGAAGTTCTCACCTGGAATAAAAGAGCGATCCGCACTTATGAGAAAGCGGGATTTGCTATTCATGATACCTATGAGCGTCTTACGCCAGAGGGTCCTAAGCTGTTCTTCTGTATGGTGTATACCGGAACAAAGCTCAAATAG